The following proteins come from a genomic window of Candidatus Binatus sp.:
- a CDS encoding rubrerythrin family protein, with protein MANLKGTKTHQNLKDAFAGESQANRRYLYFAKVADVEGQPEIAGLFRDTAEGETGHAHGHLDYLKSVGDPATGMPIGDSMLNLKSAVHGETHEYTDMYPGMAKTAREEGFTEIADWFETLAKAEKSHAGRFAKAQGTL; from the coding sequence ATGGCAAATCTCAAAGGAACCAAAACCCATCAGAATCTCAAGGATGCGTTCGCAGGCGAAAGCCAGGCCAATCGCCGCTATCTGTATTTCGCCAAGGTCGCCGACGTCGAAGGCCAGCCGGAAATCGCGGGTCTGTTTCGCGATACGGCCGAAGGCGAGACCGGACACGCCCACGGCCATCTCGATTATCTGAAATCGGTCGGCGATCCGGCGACCGGCATGCCGATCGGCGACTCGATGCTGAACCTCAAGTCCGCGGTTCACGGCGAGACTCACGAGTACACCGACATGTACCCGGGGATGGCGAAGACGGCGCGCGAAGAGGGCTTCACGGAAATTGCCGATTGGTTCGAAACTCTTGCCAAGGCCGAAAAGTCCCACGCCGGACGCTTCGCCAAGGCGCAGGGCACGCTCTAA
- a CDS encoding transcriptional repressor — translation MELQLVNERRRGPYAAKRLSEFAARCRRGGLAVTPQRLAIIKALLGSGEHPRADAIFAAVRMQHPHISLATVHRTLETLCDIGEARKVTMLHDSARYDGNVTPHHHVVCVKCRRIRDIEVPRLDRLLAGQSELGEFTVLGSSLEIQALCEDCGARRASANRTGKPRR, via the coding sequence ATGGAACTACAGCTGGTAAACGAACGACGCCGCGGCCCCTACGCCGCCAAGCGCCTGTCCGAGTTCGCCGCGCGATGCCGCCGCGGCGGCCTGGCGGTCACGCCGCAGCGCCTGGCGATCATCAAGGCGCTGCTCGGCTCGGGCGAGCATCCGCGCGCCGACGCGATCTTTGCCGCGGTCCGAATGCAGCATCCGCATATTTCGCTCGCCACCGTGCATCGCACGCTGGAAACGCTGTGCGACATCGGCGAGGCGCGCAAGGTTACGATGCTCCACGACAGCGCGCGCTACGACGGGAATGTCACCCCGCATCATCATGTGGTATGCGTGAAATGCAGGCGTATCCGCGATATCGAGGTTCCCCGCCTTGACCGCCTGCTCGCCGGACAGTCGGAGCTGGGCGAGTTCACGGTGCTCGGCTCGTCGCTGGAGATTCAGGCGCTGTGCGAGGATTGCGGGGCCAGGCGCGCCAGCGCGAATCGGACAGGGAAGCCGCGCCGTTGA
- a CDS encoding cyclopropane-fatty-acyl-phospholipid synthase family protein, whose amino-acid sequence MAKADSIVTLGVDAARARRPAIIDRFARGAVLSRLAGIKNGRIVIEDGDERIPFGEDIEDADLRATIRVKDRRFYSDIALAGSIGAGEAYMADSWTTDNLTALAQIMIRNREVMEGMDGGLVRLTNPLRRFIHYLNRNTKTGSRRNIAAHYDLGNDFFELTLDRTLMYSCAIFERPDATLEAAATAKVDRICRKLDLRARDHLVEIGTGWGGFAIHAAKNYGCRVTTATISRAQHDYAVKKIAAEGLSERITVLLKDYRDLSGQFDKAVSIEMIEAVGHQFIDAYFRKCGELLKPDGMMLLQAITITDREYAGALKRVDFIKKYIFPGSFLPSVTALCDSITRASDLRLFHLEDLTSNYAETLKNWRIRMFDNIERVRALGYPEEFIRMWEFYLCYCEGGFRERYIGDVQMILTKPDSKRAPILPILPRL is encoded by the coding sequence CTGATTCCATTGTCACATTGGGCGTCGATGCGGCTCGGGCGCGCCGACCCGCGATCATCGATCGTTTCGCGCGCGGCGCGGTTCTAAGCCGTCTGGCGGGAATCAAAAACGGCCGCATCGTGATCGAAGATGGCGACGAGCGCATCCCATTCGGCGAGGACATCGAGGACGCCGATTTGCGCGCCACCATCCGCGTCAAGGACCGCCGCTTCTATTCCGACATCGCGCTTGCGGGCAGCATCGGCGCCGGCGAAGCATACATGGCCGACTCGTGGACGACCGATAATCTGACCGCGCTCGCGCAAATCATGATCCGCAACCGCGAAGTGATGGAGGGCATGGACGGCGGCCTGGTGCGGCTGACTAATCCCTTACGCCGCTTCATCCACTACCTCAATCGCAACACCAAAACCGGCAGCCGGCGCAACATCGCGGCCCATTACGACCTCGGCAACGATTTCTTCGAGCTGACTCTGGATCGCACGCTGATGTATTCGTGCGCGATCTTCGAGCGCCCCGACGCCACGCTGGAGGCGGCGGCGACGGCCAAGGTCGATCGCATCTGCCGCAAGCTCGATCTTCGGGCCCGCGATCACCTCGTGGAGATCGGCACGGGATGGGGCGGGTTTGCGATTCACGCGGCCAAGAACTACGGATGCCGCGTCACGACCGCCACGATTTCGCGCGCGCAGCACGACTACGCCGTCAAAAAAATCGCCGCCGAGGGCCTGTCGGAGCGCATCACCGTGCTGCTCAAGGATTACCGCGACCTCAGCGGCCAGTTCGACAAGGCCGTCTCGATCGAGATGATCGAGGCGGTCGGGCATCAGTTCATCGATGCGTATTTCCGCAAATGCGGCGAGCTGTTGAAGCCCGACGGCATGATGCTGTTGCAGGCGATTACGATCACCGACCGCGAGTATGCGGGCGCGCTCAAGCGCGTCGATTTCATCAAGAAGTACATCTTCCCGGGCAGCTTCCTTCCGTCGGTCACGGCGCTGTGCGATTCGATCACGCGCGCGAGCGATCTCAGGCTGTTCCATCTCGAAGATCTCACGTCCAATTACGCCGAGACCTTGAAGAACTGGCGAATCCGGATGTTCGACAACATCGAACGCGTGCGCGCGCTCGGTTATCCGGAAGAATTCATCCGGATGTGGGAGTTCTACCTCTGCTACTGCGAGGGCGGCTTTCGCGAGCGCTACATCGGCGACGTGCAGATGATCCTGACCAAGCCCGACTCAAAACGCGCCCCGATTCTTCCAATTCTGCCGCGGCTGTAA